A portion of the Sphaerochaeta pleomorpha str. Grapes genome contains these proteins:
- a CDS encoding segregation and condensation protein A: protein MLANIPKTISPSDPDGKTFHTTIFDGPLDLLLFLIQKSEVNIYDIPISEITDQFLEYLTSARDLELGDLTGFYKMAADLLYIKSRMLLPVDIEFDEEYEDPRHELVEQLLEYQKFRKYTELLTSSGSNAELYIKRKQTQFILPFGDEELFHEVSLQDLLKTFSRLMTSITPNKVFNVYESVTVNEKIALMNELFETREYITITDIIIHIDQPLHIICSFMAILESCKFNMILIEQREAFQEIVMRRRPENFDSNLADLYDEEYDEIVEHDLDDSEDFDDFSVLIEEEDDEEVQQDEETTLVTADDGRVFQYDDEGEVEQIDLDDE, encoded by the coding sequence TTGCTTGCAAATATCCCCAAGACCATTTCTCCCTCCGACCCAGACGGAAAAACCTTTCATACTACAATTTTTGACGGTCCGCTTGACCTCTTGCTCTTCTTGATTCAAAAATCTGAAGTAAATATATATGATATACCGATTTCAGAAATCACTGACCAATTCTTGGAGTATCTGACCAGTGCGAGAGATCTTGAACTTGGCGACCTGACCGGTTTCTATAAAATGGCCGCAGACCTTCTGTATATTAAAAGCAGAATGCTTCTTCCCGTCGATATTGAGTTTGACGAAGAGTATGAAGACCCTCGCCACGAACTTGTCGAACAATTGCTCGAATACCAGAAATTCCGTAAATATACAGAATTGCTTACTTCTTCCGGTAGCAATGCCGAGTTGTATATAAAGCGAAAACAAACCCAGTTCATCCTCCCTTTCGGGGATGAGGAACTCTTTCATGAAGTGTCCTTGCAGGATCTGCTTAAAACCTTCTCCCGCCTTATGACGAGCATTACGCCGAACAAGGTGTTCAACGTATATGAATCAGTCACGGTAAACGAAAAGATAGCCCTTATGAATGAACTTTTTGAAACCAGGGAGTATATCACAATTACCGATATCATCATTCATATTGATCAACCCCTGCATATCATCTGTTCCTTCATGGCAATCCTTGAATCCTGCAAGTTCAATATGATACTGATTGAACAGCGGGAAGCCTTCCAGGAAATTGTTATGCGCAGGCGTCCCGAGAACTTTGACAGTAACCTCGCAGACCTGTATGACGAGGAATATGACGAAATAGTGGAGCATGATCTCGACGATTCCGAGGATTTTGATGATTTTTCTGTCCTCATCGAAGAAGAAGATGATGAAGAAGTTCAACAAGATGAAGAAACAACGCTCGTAACTGCTGACGACGGTCGAGTTTTCCAGTATGATGATGAAGGTGAAGTCGAGCAAATCGACCTCGATGATGAATAA
- the scpB gene encoding SMC-Scp complex subunit ScpB, producing MKLVQNENGPILSPEARLVEVILFLENEPVSLEKILRMTGFSQTQALDAIEELKNHYTLFMHGLDLKESQSAYQFVPSSDLHEKLRGCYGKRVDRRLSKAALETLSIVAYSQPVTRREIDNIRGVTSDTIVRLLREREYIKVVGRKDVPGHPCLYGTSRKFLYEFNLSSISALPKLSDIDRERFVKENEENETI from the coding sequence TTGAAATTGGTTCAAAATGAGAATGGTCCGATCCTCAGCCCAGAGGCACGTTTAGTCGAGGTTATCCTTTTTTTGGAAAATGAACCAGTTTCGTTGGAAAAAATTTTACGGATGACCGGATTTTCCCAAACTCAAGCATTGGATGCAATTGAGGAACTCAAGAACCATTACACCCTTTTTATGCATGGCTTGGATCTAAAAGAAAGCCAGAGTGCCTATCAGTTCGTACCTTCGTCGGATTTGCATGAAAAACTTCGCGGATGCTATGGAAAGAGGGTAGACCGAAGATTATCCAAGGCTGCCTTGGAAACGCTTTCCATCGTTGCCTATAGCCAACCGGTCACACGTCGCGAGATAGATAATATCCGCGGAGTGACCAGCGATACGATCGTACGGCTTTTGAGGGAACGTGAATATATCAAGGTTGTTGGCCGGAAGGACGTCCCTGGCCATCCATGCCTCTATGGGACGTCAAGAAAATTCCTGTATGAATTCAATTTGAGCAGCATAAGTGCATTGCCAAAGCTGTCCGATATAGACCGGGAGCGATTCGTGAAGGAAAACGAGGAGAATGAAACAATATGA
- a CDS encoding pseudouridine synthase, protein MKLEYPIRLQSYLAKSGSGSRRSCESLISAGRVTVNTKRVTELGTKVNADDVVMVDDILVEPSDRTYYYALNKPKGYVCTNYDPNEKLYARDLIDIPDKNLLFHIGRLDKESSGLILFTNDGKVAQKIMHPSQQIEKEYMVNCSTEVRREDLEEALKGIYIDIKQPYRIKHFEILTKRWVKIVLTEGKNREIRKIFSYYGYDIKQLVRVRIGSLELGDLKSGEYRLVTSAEIDELLSGKSEKSQGRKSHS, encoded by the coding sequence ATGAAATTGGAATATCCAATCCGCCTCCAGTCCTATCTTGCAAAGAGTGGGTCAGGTTCCCGAAGGTCATGCGAATCACTCATTTCGGCCGGCAGGGTCACAGTGAACACGAAACGCGTTACAGAGCTCGGAACGAAAGTCAATGCCGATGATGTCGTCATGGTCGATGACATTCTGGTTGAACCAAGCGACCGTACCTATTATTACGCCTTGAACAAGCCAAAAGGGTACGTCTGTACGAATTATGACCCTAATGAAAAGCTCTATGCACGTGATCTTATCGACATTCCAGACAAGAACCTCCTGTTTCACATCGGTAGGCTGGACAAGGAATCGAGTGGTTTGATCCTGTTTACAAACGATGGCAAGGTTGCCCAGAAAATCATGCACCCGTCACAGCAGATTGAAAAAGAGTATATGGTCAACTGCAGCACGGAAGTACGTCGGGAAGACCTTGAGGAAGCCTTAAAGGGCATCTATATCGATATCAAGCAACCGTACAGGATCAAACATTTCGAAATCCTGACCAAACGCTGGGTAAAGATTGTCCTTACCGAAGGAAAGAACAGGGAAATACGAAAAATTTTCAGTTACTATGGATATGATATCAAGCAGCTGGTCCGGGTTCGCATCGGCAGTCTTGAACTTGGAGACCTTAAGAGCGGGGAATACAGGCTGGTAACCTCCGCTGAGATCGATGAATTGCTTAGCGGAAAATCCGAAAAGTCCCAGGGGAGGAAATCCCATTCATGA
- the cmk gene encoding (d)CMP kinase, which produces MIVAIDGPAGVGKSSIAKMIAETCGFYYLNSGSFYRAYTYQHITQGGNPLDNEAVLETAKKTSLSVKDGQICIEGLPVEEKLHTPSVDAFVAKVSVFPPLRSYVNTQLREIAKGLDVIAEGRDVTTVVFPDADLKCYFDAKPEVRAERRFKQHPEGQSYETVLNKIIERDEIDRNKAVGALKVAPDALYIDTSYLTIGQVCEKVLSAIFAHKAK; this is translated from the coding sequence ATGATTGTAGCGATTGATGGGCCTGCAGGTGTCGGAAAAAGCTCCATCGCAAAGATGATTGCTGAAACCTGCGGCTTCTATTATCTAAACTCTGGCTCTTTCTATAGAGCCTACACATACCAACACATAACTCAGGGGGGAAACCCCCTGGATAATGAGGCAGTTCTGGAAACTGCAAAAAAAACCTCTCTTTCTGTCAAGGATGGTCAGATTTGCATTGAAGGGTTGCCGGTGGAAGAAAAATTACACACACCTTCGGTAGATGCCTTTGTAGCAAAGGTCTCTGTATTCCCTCCGCTTCGCTCCTATGTAAACACCCAGTTAAGGGAAATCGCAAAAGGGCTGGATGTCATAGCTGAAGGCAGGGATGTCACCACAGTGGTTTTTCCTGACGCCGACTTGAAGTGCTATTTCGATGCCAAGCCTGAAGTCCGGGCAGAGCGCCGTTTCAAACAGCATCCTGAGGGACAAAGTTACGAGACGGTATTGAATAAAATTATTGAACGGGATGAAATTGACAGAAATAAAGCTGTAGGAGCCCTAAAGGTGGCTCCCGATGCCCTCTATATTGATACCTCGTACTTGACTATAGGGCAAGTTTGTGAGAAAGTGTTATCTGCTATTTTTGCGCATAAAGCGAAGTAA
- a CDS encoding S1 RNA-binding domain-containing protein produces the protein MAEEQEMDEKKTKMQDMLQEEYLKSLDGIEDGQLVAGTVVQVNNEYVFVDVGYKSEGRISRDEFTTIPEVGEQVKVVIINKEGKGGQIVVSKKRADFKERTDELKTAAEGRTPVMGKFEKVIKGGFEVDLGGEYKGFCPLSKADVIRVEDPETLIGISDYFIIDKFHGGTKLKSVVNRREYLDQKIKENKEKFFSTVQIGDVVEGVVKSFTSFGAFIDLGGFDGLLHINDMSWGHVTRPKDFVKKGQVVQLRLINIDPETQKINLSLKHMQEDPWTTFEHNFHVGDVVKAPVTKITTFGAFIEIEPGIEGLAHISELSWTKRVNNPKEVLDVGDVVEAKILGYDLDKKRVSLGLKQLESNPWDTIAERYPTGMTLSKPVVKITNSGAFVNLEEGIDGFLHIDDISWTKKVKNMSSFCAEGDVIDVVVTRVEPENRRIRLGVKQLEGNPWQTLRHDYPKFSTISGVITNVTDFGVFVKVLGDIEGLISKFNLVGPDEEFSDEVLKKYNVGDPITAMVVECNPTTQKLSLSIKEMVKRSQQSEIAKYIHEDDDGDTYSLADMLRSKDEDREKGDN, from the coding sequence GTGGCTGAAGAACAAGAAATGGATGAAAAGAAGACCAAAATGCAGGATATGCTGCAGGAGGAATATCTTAAATCTCTTGATGGAATCGAAGACGGTCAACTCGTGGCCGGTACTGTTGTCCAGGTAAACAACGAGTATGTGTTCGTAGACGTTGGCTATAAGAGCGAAGGACGCATTTCCCGGGACGAATTCACAACGATTCCGGAAGTTGGTGAACAGGTAAAAGTCGTTATCATCAACAAGGAAGGGAAGGGCGGACAAATCGTCGTTTCCAAAAAACGTGCTGACTTCAAGGAACGCACTGATGAATTGAAAACCGCTGCCGAAGGTAGAACCCCTGTAATGGGCAAGTTCGAAAAGGTTATCAAGGGTGGTTTTGAGGTAGACCTCGGTGGGGAATACAAGGGTTTCTGCCCTCTGTCCAAAGCTGATGTCATCCGTGTCGAAGATCCAGAGACTTTGATTGGGATTTCCGATTATTTCATCATTGACAAATTCCATGGTGGCACAAAACTCAAGAGCGTCGTCAACAGACGAGAGTATCTTGACCAGAAAATTAAAGAAAACAAAGAGAAGTTCTTCTCTACCGTCCAGATCGGTGACGTTGTCGAGGGTGTTGTTAAATCTTTCACCTCTTTCGGCGCATTCATTGACCTTGGTGGTTTTGACGGACTGCTCCATATCAACGATATGAGCTGGGGTCACGTAACACGTCCCAAGGATTTCGTGAAGAAAGGACAGGTCGTCCAACTCAGGCTCATTAACATTGACCCAGAGACACAGAAGATCAACCTTTCTTTGAAGCACATGCAGGAAGACCCCTGGACTACTTTCGAGCACAACTTCCATGTTGGCGATGTAGTAAAGGCACCTGTAACAAAGATCACAACCTTTGGTGCTTTCATTGAAATCGAGCCCGGCATTGAAGGCCTTGCACACATTTCCGAACTGTCTTGGACAAAGAGGGTCAACAACCCCAAGGAAGTCCTGGATGTAGGCGATGTAGTAGAGGCTAAGATCCTTGGATACGACTTGGACAAGAAGCGTGTATCCCTTGGACTCAAGCAACTTGAGAGCAACCCCTGGGACACCATTGCCGAGAGATATCCTACCGGCATGACACTCTCCAAACCAGTTGTCAAAATCACCAATAGCGGTGCATTTGTCAATTTGGAAGAGGGTATTGATGGTTTCCTCCACATTGACGACATTTCTTGGACCAAGAAAGTGAAGAATATGTCTTCCTTCTGTGCAGAAGGTGATGTTATCGACGTCGTAGTTACCCGTGTCGAACCTGAGAACAGAAGAATCCGCCTTGGTGTGAAACAGCTCGAGGGAAACCCCTGGCAGACTCTTAGGCATGATTATCCCAAGTTCAGTACAATCAGCGGTGTAATAACCAATGTTACCGATTTTGGTGTATTTGTAAAAGTTCTCGGCGATATCGAAGGCCTGATCAGCAAGTTCAACTTGGTTGGACCAGATGAGGAATTCTCTGATGAAGTCTTGAAGAAGTACAATGTAGGTGACCCGATCACTGCCATGGTTGTCGAATGTAATCCTACAACCCAGAAGCTCTCCCTTTCTATCAAGGAAATGGTAAAGCGTTCACAGCAGTCAGAGATTGCCAAATACATCCATGAGGATGATGACGGCGATACCTATTCACTTGCAGATATGCTGCGTTCCAAAGATGAGGACAGGGAAAAAGGGGACAACTAA
- a CDS encoding tetratricopeptide repeat protein produces the protein MSDKKKDKAELTKTQQVEGKLNAFLGNNRKIVLAFCIVVILVIAIVAIASSVNNSILNKQFDQIDQLSTTYSEIQAADKDAADYQQKVDDLVAQLTELASKNKKYPALKAQYLLGMQSFDEKDYQKAMDSFLSVYTNASDSYLGSLSLSNAATCAENMNNDALALEYYTKLIDQYGNNVAESPKALFGQARLQEKSGNVELAKATFQQLADQFPSSEFAKLARNKLVLL, from the coding sequence ATGAGTGATAAAAAAAAGGATAAGGCAGAGCTAACCAAAACCCAACAGGTCGAAGGAAAGCTGAATGCATTTCTTGGAAACAATCGCAAAATCGTTTTGGCCTTTTGTATTGTCGTAATTCTAGTCATTGCCATCGTTGCTATTGCTTCGAGTGTCAATAACAGTATTCTGAATAAGCAATTTGACCAGATTGATCAGCTCTCAACTACCTATTCTGAAATTCAGGCTGCAGACAAAGATGCAGCGGACTATCAGCAGAAAGTCGATGATCTTGTTGCCCAATTAACTGAACTTGCTTCTAAAAACAAGAAATATCCGGCTCTTAAAGCCCAATATCTCCTTGGTATGCAATCTTTTGATGAGAAAGATTATCAGAAGGCAATGGATAGTTTCCTTTCTGTATATACCAATGCTTCGGATTCTTACCTAGGATCCTTATCATTGAGCAATGCAGCTACGTGTGCTGAGAACATGAACAATGATGCTCTTGCACTGGAATACTACACAAAGCTGATCGATCAATACGGAAACAATGTTGCAGAGTCTCCGAAGGCTCTCTTCGGACAGGCTAGACTCCAGGAAAAATCAGGAAACGTAGAACTTGCCAAGGCAACGTTCCAACAGCTTGCTGACCAGTTCCCGAGTTCAGAGTTTGCAAAACTTGCCAGAAACAAATTGGTACTCCTGTAA
- the glmS gene encoding glutamine--fructose-6-phosphate transaminase (isomerizing), translating into MCGIVGYIGSDQASPILLEALRKLEYRGYDSAGIAVVQENHNLLVRKIKGRLSNLELLVQQQPVEGMCGIGHTRWATHGDPSDINSHPHTDVSGSIAVVHNGIIENHAALKTWLEKHGVTFKSQTDSEVIAHLVDFHYNGDLLLAVMETVKRLEGSYAIAVVCEDYPDRLVVARKDSPLVIGRFQGCNLIASDVPPLLGITREVQYLNDHELALLTSDDVTIYSMDGDKLEREITHVDWDIEAAEKCGYEHFMLKEIFEQPKALQDTLASRIKGGEIHLAPAIDALLQECTHLLIVGCGSAYHAGMVAKYVIEHFAKISVEVDVASEMRYRTPLCRQGDVCIVISQSGETADTLASLRLLKELGVKTIALTNVVGSTISREADFVMYTQAGPEIAVASTKALTTQLMCLYLIAMVLKKNHDATLLAQLSQIPSLAQKLLEKQEDIQRFAARQFNKDKVFFMGRLTDYAISLESALKLKEISYTHSESFAAGELKHGPIALVDESTLVVAMCTQPQLYKKMDSNIKEVKARGATALVVTFDRVHEFDDTADEVFRIPETEPYFTPMLTVIVSQLYAYYCSVLKGNDPDKPRNLAKSVTVE; encoded by the coding sequence ATGTGTGGGATTGTTGGCTATATAGGTTCTGACCAGGCATCTCCGATTCTTTTGGAAGCTCTGCGTAAGCTTGAATACAGAGGGTATGACTCGGCAGGAATTGCGGTAGTGCAGGAAAACCACAATCTTCTTGTCAGGAAAATAAAGGGAAGGTTGTCGAACCTTGAACTCCTTGTCCAGCAGCAACCGGTAGAAGGTATGTGTGGAATAGGACATACCCGATGGGCTACCCATGGCGATCCCAGTGATATAAACAGCCATCCCCATACTGATGTCTCCGGTTCTATTGCCGTGGTACATAACGGTATCATCGAAAACCATGCAGCCTTAAAAACCTGGCTCGAGAAGCATGGGGTAACTTTTAAGAGCCAGACCGATAGCGAGGTAATAGCTCACTTGGTCGATTTCCATTACAATGGCGACCTTTTGCTTGCGGTTATGGAGACGGTAAAGAGACTCGAGGGTTCCTATGCCATTGCGGTAGTCTGCGAGGATTACCCGGACCGGTTGGTAGTTGCCCGCAAGGACAGCCCCCTGGTTATCGGACGCTTTCAAGGCTGCAACCTCATAGCTAGTGATGTACCGCCTTTGTTGGGGATTACCCGTGAAGTCCAATATCTGAATGACCACGAACTTGCCTTGCTTACTTCAGACGATGTTACGATTTATTCAATGGATGGGGATAAGCTTGAACGTGAGATAACCCATGTAGACTGGGATATCGAGGCAGCAGAGAAATGCGGGTATGAACATTTCATGCTGAAGGAAATCTTCGAGCAGCCGAAAGCCTTGCAGGATACCCTTGCTTCAAGGATCAAGGGCGGTGAAATCCACCTGGCACCTGCAATCGATGCCTTGCTCCAGGAATGTACGCATTTGCTGATCGTTGGGTGTGGTTCCGCCTACCATGCGGGGATGGTTGCCAAATATGTCATCGAACATTTTGCAAAGATCAGTGTGGAGGTCGACGTAGCAAGCGAAATGCGCTACAGGACGCCGCTCTGCCGCCAAGGTGACGTCTGTATCGTAATAAGCCAGAGTGGTGAGACTGCAGACACCCTGGCCTCGCTACGCCTCCTTAAGGAGCTTGGGGTAAAGACCATTGCACTTACGAATGTCGTTGGTTCGACAATAAGCCGGGAAGCCGACTTTGTCATGTATACACAGGCAGGCCCTGAGATTGCCGTTGCCTCTACGAAGGCGCTGACAACCCAGTTGATGTGCCTGTATCTCATTGCCATGGTACTTAAAAAGAACCATGATGCTACCTTGCTGGCACAGCTTTCCCAGATTCCTTCCCTGGCTCAGAAATTGCTGGAAAAACAAGAAGATATCCAGCGATTTGCAGCCAGGCAGTTTAACAAGGACAAGGTGTTCTTCATGGGAAGGCTTACTGATTATGCGATAAGCCTGGAAAGCGCCTTGAAGCTCAAGGAAATTAGTTATACCCACAGTGAGTCGTTTGCCGCAGGAGAACTCAAACACGGGCCGATTGCTCTGGTAGATGAATCAACCTTGGTGGTAGCCATGTGCACCCAGCCTCAGCTATATAAGAAAATGGATTCGAATATCAAGGAAGTAAAGGCCAGGGGTGCTACGGCCTTGGTTGTAACGTTCGACAGGGTCCATGAGTTTGATGATACTGCAGATGAAGTCTTCAGGATCCCTGAGACCGAGCCGTATTTCACACCGATGCTTACGGTAATCGTCAGTCAACTGTATGCCTATTATTGTTCAGTGCTCAAAGGTAATGATCCTGATAAACCAAGGAACCTCGCAAAATCGGTTACGGTCGAATAG
- a CDS encoding ABC-2 transporter permease — protein MHALLVKDWYILKKEAKWTIVLAVVSLAIVAIGRGMYFSFLSAIIVTKLPVMVMGYDEKSKWNRYALGLPFSRSVIVREKYVLALLCLGLSVVLTFLVGSVVNVFRFGNPSILALLRGCAVQLAIGISITSLGYPIFFKLGLEKGRFWYTLLLFALLAGIGAGVSLVGGNILSSCIDGTALSGVLCILALPLLGSSLLLSQRFFANKDI, from the coding sequence ATGCATGCATTGCTTGTAAAAGACTGGTATATTCTTAAGAAAGAAGCAAAATGGACGATTGTCTTGGCTGTCGTCTCCCTTGCAATCGTCGCGATCGGTAGAGGAATGTATTTTTCTTTTCTCAGTGCCATTATCGTGACAAAGCTTCCTGTTATGGTGATGGGCTATGATGAGAAAAGCAAATGGAACCGATACGCATTGGGATTGCCTTTTTCCCGGTCAGTCATTGTAAGGGAAAAATATGTGCTTGCCCTGCTTTGTCTCGGGTTATCCGTTGTTTTGACATTTCTGGTAGGTTCGGTAGTGAATGTATTCAGATTTGGAAATCCTTCCATCCTGGCATTGTTACGTGGATGTGCCGTGCAATTGGCCATCGGGATAAGCATCACTTCTTTGGGGTATCCTATTTTCTTTAAGCTGGGTCTGGAAAAGGGAAGGTTCTGGTATACCCTTTTGCTATTCGCTCTCTTGGCAGGGATTGGTGCTGGCGTGTCGCTTGTCGGAGGCAATATTCTATCCTCTTGCATTGATGGGACTGCCTTGTCAGGGGTGTTGTGCATCCTTGCTTTGCCTTTGTTAGGGTCTTCATTGCTGCTTTCCCAGCGTTTTTTCGCAAATAAGGACATTTGA
- a CDS encoding ABC transporter ATP-binding protein: MDAFHFDSVTKKYPGFEFSIQDLSLPCGTVMGLVGENGAGKTTLVKLLMHMVNPDSGRIEVFGNDDPTTFQTAKQRIGFVLDEANFPDSINCFQVDTIMGYCYHNWDSKVFLAYLERFALPKGKMFKQFSRGMKMKLALAVALSHDAELLVLDEPTGGLDPIVRGEILEIINDYTRDERHSVLISSHIISDLEKICDYVTFLHEGSVLFSQDKETLLDSYALVRCSGECKKELEPSSMLYVRSLPYFEEILMKSELVPSFLKSERVGIEQIMVMMAKGREQKCMHCL, translated from the coding sequence ATGGACGCTTTTCACTTTGACTCCGTTACAAAGAAATATCCTGGTTTCGAATTTTCGATACAGGATCTTTCCTTGCCTTGCGGGACCGTCATGGGCTTGGTTGGTGAGAATGGGGCAGGGAAGACTACTTTGGTCAAGTTGCTAATGCATATGGTTAATCCTGACTCGGGCCGTATCGAGGTCTTTGGAAATGATGATCCGACTACCTTCCAGACAGCCAAGCAGAGGATAGGCTTCGTTCTGGATGAAGCCAATTTCCCAGATAGCATCAATTGTTTTCAAGTCGATACAATCATGGGTTACTGTTACCACAATTGGGATTCGAAAGTGTTCTTAGCCTACCTTGAGAGGTTCGCACTGCCAAAGGGAAAAATGTTCAAGCAATTCTCAAGGGGTATGAAAATGAAACTTGCACTGGCAGTCGCCTTGTCTCATGATGCTGAACTGCTGGTTCTTGATGAACCGACTGGGGGGCTCGACCCTATTGTCCGTGGCGAGATTTTGGAAATTATCAATGATTATACCAGAGATGAGAGGCATTCTGTTCTCATTTCTTCTCATATAATCAGTGATCTGGAGAAAATCTGTGACTATGTCACGTTCCTGCACGAGGGGTCTGTTTTGTTTTCCCAGGACAAGGAGACGCTTCTCGATTCCTATGCACTGGTACGGTGTAGCGGGGAATGCAAAAAGGAATTGGAGCCATCTTCGATGCTATATGTAAGGTCTTTGCCGTATTTTGAGGAAATCCTGATGAAAAGCGAATTGGTTCCATCGTTTCTAAAAAGCGAACGGGTGGGTATCGAACAGATTATGGTGATGATGGCAAAGGGTAGGGAACAGAAATGCATGCATTGCTTGTAA
- a CDS encoding GntR family transcriptional regulator has product MCTVYIQKRRQPLHILLSNTSSQPIYEQIAEQIKAQILSSVLKEGENLPSIRALAKDLRVSVITTKRAYDELEMQGFINSVASKGCFVAARDKEHIKEEYLKQIEEHMRSILLLANFCDLSDEELGCMYQLLKEGD; this is encoded by the coding sequence GTGTGTACTGTATATATACAGAAAAGGAGGCAGCCCCTGCATATCTTACTTAGCAACACCAGTTCACAGCCGATCTACGAACAGATTGCCGAACAGATTAAGGCACAGATTTTATCCAGCGTGTTAAAAGAGGGAGAAAATCTTCCTTCCATACGTGCCCTTGCAAAAGATTTGCGTGTCAGTGTCATAACGACCAAGCGTGCCTATGACGAACTGGAAATGCAGGGGTTTATTAATTCGGTTGCCTCAAAGGGCTGTTTTGTGGCAGCCAGGGACAAGGAACACATCAAGGAAGAATACCTGAAACAGATTGAAGAGCACATGCGTTCCATTCTGCTACTGGCTAATTTCTGTGATTTGAGTGATGAGGAGCTTGGCTGTATGTATCAGCTTTTAAAGGAAGGGGATTGA
- the mazG gene encoding nucleoside triphosphate pyrophosphohydrolase — protein sequence MIEYTYKQAEDLQAALQQLFEIVTMLRSPEGCPWDREQTTKTVATSLMDETYEYLDAINANDTQGASEEIGDVMLNVMLLLEIHKEHNDFDIVGSINGVCEKLVRRHPHVFSTEHAENSTQVLDLWNKIKVEVEGKKASTDDFFSRVPKSLPPLEMANEIQKKIQKVGFDWPGIQGVVDKVKEELQEVVEANSSLDRCQADVELEIGDLLFSVVNLARYLHISPSVALHRSNRKVQKRFNEVARLCKAREITLSGENLAQMDGIWDEVKKTEKL from the coding sequence ATGATTGAATACACTTACAAGCAGGCAGAAGATTTACAAGCTGCCTTACAACAACTTTTTGAAATCGTTACGATGCTCCGAAGTCCTGAGGGATGCCCCTGGGACCGGGAGCAGACAACTAAAACCGTAGCTACCTCGCTTATGGACGAAACCTACGAATACCTTGATGCCATTAACGCCAATGACACGCAAGGGGCCAGTGAAGAAATCGGCGATGTGATGCTGAATGTCATGCTGTTGCTTGAGATACACAAAGAACATAATGATTTCGATATTGTCGGCTCCATAAACGGGGTTTGTGAGAAACTGGTCCGCAGGCACCCCCATGTATTCTCAACCGAGCATGCAGAAAACAGCACGCAGGTGCTTGACCTCTGGAACAAGATAAAAGTTGAGGTTGAAGGCAAGAAAGCCTCGACTGACGATTTTTTCAGCCGTGTCCCCAAATCGCTTCCGCCTCTCGAAATGGCCAATGAAATCCAGAAGAAAATTCAGAAAGTCGGTTTTGACTGGCCAGGCATACAGGGCGTCGTTGATAAGGTCAAGGAAGAACTGCAAGAGGTCGTCGAAGCAAATTCCTCTTTAGATCGTTGCCAGGCAGATGTGGAATTGGAAATCGGTGACTTATTGTTCTCGGTAGTCAACCTTGCACGTTACCTCCACATCTCCCCGTCTGTTGCCCTGCACAGGTCAAACAGGAAAGTACAGAAACGTTTCAATGAAGTTGCACGCCTCTGCAAAGCTCGCGAGATAACCTTGTCTGGAGAAAACCTTGCCCAGATGGATGGCATCTGGGACGAAGTCAAAAAGACAGAAAAGCTGTAA
- a CDS encoding TrkA C-terminal domain-containing protein, producing the protein METDEKEKGTAKRKKHEIVAVYDRIAFDIANRIAKGEIAEGARLSGRSTMSSEYGVSPETIRRAFSLLEEMAVVLVQHNSGVVVLSRDNAKKYITRHGSRTETRVILSRIKDLIEEHERIDRELFNITKELVTATERFTASNPFSPYECSISAKSKALGKTLANLNFWQKTGATVIAIRREDSILLSPGPDFSLAKSDVLVIVGDLKTRELVLELIS; encoded by the coding sequence ATGGAAACCGACGAGAAGGAAAAAGGGACAGCCAAACGCAAAAAGCACGAAATTGTGGCTGTATATGACCGTATCGCTTTTGATATTGCAAACAGGATAGCAAAAGGGGAAATAGCGGAAGGGGCACGTCTCTCCGGCCGGTCTACCATGTCCAGTGAATACGGGGTTTCCCCTGAAACGATACGGAGAGCCTTTTCCCTTCTGGAAGAAATGGCTGTTGTACTGGTACAGCACAACAGTGGCGTTGTCGTCCTTTCGCGCGACAATGCAAAAAAATATATCACACGCCACGGAAGCCGAACGGAAACCAGGGTAATCCTTTCCCGTATCAAGGACCTTATAGAGGAACATGAGCGAATAGACAGGGAACTGTTCAATATAACCAAGGAACTGGTTACGGCAACTGAACGCTTTACCGCAAGCAATCCTTTTTCCCCGTACGAATGCAGCATCAGTGCCAAATCAAAGGCCCTCGGAAAAACACTTGCCAACCTGAATTTCTGGCAGAAAACCGGAGCTACGGTAATTGCAATTCGGAGAGAGGACTCCATCCTTCTCTCCCCCGGCCCAGACTTTTCCCTGGCAAAGTCGGATGTGCTGGTTATTGTCGGCGATCTGAAAACCCGCGAACTGGTCCTTGAACTAATCAGCTAA